The segment GCGTCAGCCGGCGCAGCGGCTAGGCGGCAAAGCCATACCGCAGTCGTCGGATGATGACGACCTGACGCCCGACGAGAAGGTGAATATCGCCGTCTATGAAAAAGTGAATCGCGGCGTCGTCAACATCAACACCAAGGGGATGCAGACCGGAGCGCTGTTCTTCATCGAAATCCCCTCCGAGGGGGCTGGCTCGGGTTCGGTGCTCGACAAGCAAGGGCACATTCTGACAAACCATCACGTGATCGACGGCGCGCGGGAAATCCAAGTCGCGTTGTTCGACGGCAAGTCGTATCTGGCGGAACTGGTCGGTGGCGACCCGGCCACGGACATTGCCGTGATTCGCATCAAGGCGCCGCCGGCCTCGCTGTTTCCCGTGGAATTTGGCGATTCGGTTCGACTCCGCGTGGGGCAGCGGGTGTTTGCCATCGGCAATCCGTTTGGGCTTGAACGGACGCTGACCACGGGTGTGGTGTCGAGCTTGAATCGCTCGCTGCCGAGTCGGAACAATCGCACGATCAAGTCGATCATTCAGATCGACGCGGCGATCAACCCGGGCAATTCGGGCGGCCCGCTGTTGGACAGTCACGGGCGTCTGATCGGCATGAACACGGCCATCGCGAGCAAGACGGGGCAGAGCACCGGCGTTGGCTTTGCCGTGCCGGTGAGCAGCATCGCCCAGGTGGTGCCGCAATTGTTGGAACGTGGTCGCGTGATTCGCGCCGACGCGGGAATTGCCAAGGTATTTCAGACGGAAAGCGGGCTGTTAATTGCCGCGTTGACGCCCGGTGGACCGGCCGAGAAGGCCGGCCTGCGTGGTCCGAAGGTCACGCGCGAGCGTCGGCAACAAGGGCCGTTTGTCTACGAGTTCAACAACATCGATCGCACGGCGGCCGACCTGGTGGTGGCCGTTGACGGCAAGCCGACGACGACGGCGCAAGCGTTTCTGGCGGCGGTCGAGTCAAAACAGCCTGGCCAGACGGTGACTTTGGGGATTGTGCGCGACGGCGCGCCGACCGACGTGAAGCTGCGGTTGGGCGAAAGCGCGGAATAGCAGGCTAGCGAAGTTTTGCGGCCGATTTTCTTCGGCTGGTGCTCCAACATTGCGCGATGGCGCGACTGGGCAAGTTGTGGACGACAGCACGCTTAGTCCTTGAAATTCCAATAAGTTGCGCCGTGCGGGCTGATGTGCGTTGGGTGCAGAAAATGATGGTCGAAAAATTATTTCGACGGTAATTGACACCCCTTGGTCTTCCGATAGAATGCTGAGTCTCCGCTCAACCGGCAGCTTGCTGCTGGGTGAGCAAGTTCTTTGACAATTTGGTAGTGATCCCAAGTTAATTGATGATCGCTAGGCGGATCGTGTTCGGGGCGTCGCAAGGCGTTTCGCGCAGGGTTCGTGGGCGATCAATGAGTAAGCCAGCACAAGTTTGTGACCGATTATTGGGCGTCGTATCGCCGGTGGTGACATCGGAAAGAATGACGCCAACATCAGGCTCTAGTGATTTGCTCAATTGTCCGACGGCTTGCCGTCGGGATAAAGCGAAAAATTCATGAAGGGTTTGATCCTGGCTCAGAATGAACGTTGGCGGCGTGGATGAGGCATGCGAGTCGCGCGTGTACCCGCAAGGGGAAAGCGGCGTAAGGGACAGGAATATGTAGATCACCTACCTTCGGGTTCAGGATAGCTGCGGGAAACTGCAGGTAATACTGGATGACGTCTCCGGACCAAAGGTGTGATTCCGCCAGAAGATGGGTCT is part of the Planctomycetota bacterium genome and harbors:
- a CDS encoding trypsin-like peptidase domain-containing protein: MKRTVVLCLISSGLGLLVAAAYVRFWHSHAAAQVPLSRPAPADVRPAETTIEFQESRTNTDNAAQTSGARQPAQRLGGKAIPQSSDDDDLTPDEKVNIAVYEKVNRGVVNINTKGMQTGALFFIEIPSEGAGSGSVLDKQGHILTNHHVIDGAREIQVALFDGKSYLAELVGGDPATDIAVIRIKAPPASLFPVEFGDSVRLRVGQRVFAIGNPFGLERTLTTGVVSSLNRSLPSRNNRTIKSIIQIDAAINPGNSGGPLLDSHGRLIGMNTAIASKTGQSTGVGFAVPVSSIAQVVPQLLERGRVIRADAGIAKVFQTESGLLIAALTPGGPAEKAGLRGPKVTRERRQQGPFVYEFNNIDRTAADLVVAVDGKPTTTAQAFLAAVESKQPGQTVTLGIVRDGAPTDVKLRLGESAE